The Kluyveromyces lactis strain NRRL Y-1140 chromosome D complete sequence genome has a window encoding:
- the CUZ1 gene encoding Cuz1p (similar to uniprot|P53899 Saccharomyces cerevisiae YNL155W Hypothetical ORF), protein MTKEVGMLDVGTHCSFCRQTDFLPFHCSACNGDFCANHRLKEDHHCESLKIGKNSRSSVTVSIPAAAAAAVTPKKDNGGSFFQSLLPARAPDRIKTMMQEDNSKPPVDNLKSKLFNSKTSSSRVAIDKLRHFFAKNGKLFESKKSTTKFSSANKLIQVTKMKRTAKGDDSIPVANRIYAWCYVVADSSDKKPIANEVFINKMWPIGRALDSLASVLNVKNSNIDHSISTDEKLFLYKGDASTQHLLPSSARVNATIQEGDTLYLVRGLGR, encoded by the coding sequence ATGACTAAAGAAGTTGGTATGCTAGATGTCGGCACACACTGTTCGTTTTGTCGACAGACTGATTTCCTACCGTTCCATTGTTCTGCTTGCAACGGTGATTTTTGTGCCAACCATAGATTGAAGGAAGATCATCACTGTGAATCACTGAAGATAGGTAAGAATAGCCGCAGCAGTGTCACAGTTAGTATtcctgctgctgctgctgctgctgtcACTCCGAAGAAGGACAATGGTGGTAGCTTCTTTCAATCTTTGTTACCTGCCAGAGCACCAGATCGGATAAAGACCATGATGCAAGAGGATAACTCGAAACCACCGGTAGATAACCTAAAATCGAAGCTTTTCAACAGTAAAACCTCCAGTTCTCGTGTAGCTATCGATAAACTACGGCATTTTTTCGCCAAGAACGGTAAATTATTCGAGAGTAAGAAATCTACTACcaaattttcttctgcCAATAAGCTAATACAAGTCACTAAGATGAAGCGCACTGCAAAGGGAGATGATTCTATCCCTGTCGCAAATAGAATATACGCATGGTGTTACGTGGTGGCGGACTCTTCGGATAAGAAACCCATCGCGAATGAAGTGTTCATAAATAAGATGTGGCCAATTGGAAGAGCTTTGGATTCCTTGGCATCTGTGCTAAAcgtgaaaaattcaaacatcGACCATTCGATATCAACAGATGAGAAGTTATTTTTGTACAAAGGTGATGCTTCTACTCAGCATCTATTACCCTCGAGTGCGCGAGTCAATGCCACCATCCAGGAAGGTGATACTTTATATTTGGTAAGAGGGTTAGGTCGATGA
- a CDS encoding casein kinase I homolog (some similarities with uniprot|P23292 Saccharomyces cerevisiae YNL154C YCK2 membrane-bound casein kinase I homolog) — protein sequence MSITAGPKVTTTAALVNTDRKMNNHHSTQVLHGSGQHGMQPSGNNVLNGLANGATGLQSSASSTSTRDDSTIVGLHYKIGKKIGEGSFGVLFEGVNMINNVPVAIKFEPRKTDAPQLKDEYRTYKILSGSEGIPQAYYFGQEGLHNILVIDLLGPSLEDLFDWCGRRFSIKTVVHVAIQMITLIEELHDHDLIYRDIKPDNFLIGRPNQPDANMVHLIDFGMAKLYRDPKTKQHIPYREKKSLSGTARYMSINTHLGREQSRRDDMEALGHVFFYFLRGQLPWQGLKAANNKLKYEKIGEKKRSTNVYDLSQGLPVQFGRYLEIVRNLGFEETPDYEGYRKLLLSVLDELGQKLDGEYDWMKLNGGRGWDLAINKKPNLHGYGHPTPPNEKSKRHRNKFNQVPLAVNNLNGSNVPLQSHSPLPGGTDLTQGVSNAPQQPQQIMSQQQYQQHTQQRLDPMSYEAYKQQVQQRYAQQPQPTQQKAQKSPNNDTSQQQFSQNRQQQPQYQFQQNQPQNGKVQVADSNSEKGFFSKLGCC from the coding sequence ATGAGTATTACAGCGGGACCTAAGGTGACGACGACAGCAGCATTAGTTAATACGGACAGAAAGATGAATAACCATCATTCGACTCAGGTGCTGCATGGATCAGGGCAGCACGGAATGCAACCATCCGGAAACAATGTTTTGAACGGTCTTGCTAATGGTGCTACTGGATTGCAATCCAGTGCTTCTAGCACGAGCACAAGAGACGATTCGACAATTGTCGGGTTGCATTATAAGATTGGCAAGAAAATCGGTGAAGGTTCGTTTGGTGTTTTGTTTGAAGGTGTAAATATGATTAACAACGTCCCAGTAGCAATTAAGTTCGAACCAAGAAAGACTGATGCACCTCAGTTGAAGGACGAGTACAGGACGTATAAGATTTTAAGCGGATCCGAAGGTATCCCTCAGGCGTATTATTTTGGTCAAGAAGGGTTGCACAACATTTTAGTCATTGATCTTTTGGGTCCATCTTTAGAAGATCTTTTCGATTGGTGCGGCCGTAGATTCTCTATCAAGACCGTGGTTCATGTTGCTATACAAATGATTACGTTGATTGAAGAGTTACATGATCATGATTTGATATACCGTGATATAAAACCGGATAACTTTTTAATTGGTAGACCAAATCAACCGGATGCTAATATGGTCCATTTGATCGATTTCGGTATGGCGAAATTGTATCGTGATCCAAAGACAAAACAGCATATCCCATACCGTGAAAAGAAATCGCTCAGTGGTACCGCTCGTTACATGTCTATCAACACACATCTGGGTCGTGAACAAAGTAGAAGAGACGATATGGAAGCATTGGGACACGTATTTTTCTATTTCCTAAGAGGTCAATTACCATGGCAAGGGTTAAAAGCAGCTAATAATAAgttgaaatatgaaaagattggtgaaaaaaagagatcAACAAACGTGTACGATTTATCACAAGGGTTACCAGTTCAATTTGGTCGTTATTTGGAAATTGTAAGAAACTTGGGTTTCGAAGAGACTCCGGATTATGAAGGTTACCGTAAACTATTATTGTCAGTATTGGATGAATTAGGACAGAAATTGGACGGAGAATACGattggatgaaattaaacGGTGGTCGTGGTTGGGATCTGGCCATTAACAAGAAACCTAACTTGCACGGATATGGTCACCCAACTCCTCCGAATGAAAAGAGTAAGAGACATAGAAATAAGTTTAACCAAGTTCCATTAGCGGTAAACAATTTGAACGGATCAAACGTTCCCTTACAATCACATTCCCCATTACCTGGTGGAACCGATTTAACTCAAGGTGTTAGCAATGCCCCTCAACAACCACAACAGATCATGtctcaacaacaatatcaacaacaCACACAACAAAGGCTGGACCCTATGTCATACGAAGCTTACAAGCAGCAAGTCCAACAACGTTACGCTCAACAACCACAACCAACGCAACAGAAAGCTCAAAAGTCACCAAACAATGATACTTCACAACAACAATTCTCACAAAATCGTCAACAACAACCACagtatcaatttcaacagaatCAACCACAAAACGGTAAAGTCCAAGTGGCAGATTCCAATTCAGAAAAGGGATTTTTCAGCAAGCTTGGCTGTTGTTAg
- a CDS encoding SDR family oxidoreductase (similar to uniprot|P53183 Saccharomyces cerevisiae YGL039W and similar to uniprot|P53111 Saccharomyces cerevisiae YGL157W and similar to uniprot|Q12068 Saccharomyces cerevisiae YOL151W and similar to uniprot|Q03049 Saccharomyces cerevisiae YDR541C NADPH-dependent Oxidoreductases), protein MSAKVLLTGASGFIALHVLDQLLAAGYEVVGTVRSEEKAEPIKKELAKEHPNGKYQFEVVVDIAAPNAFDAVFQKHTDLKYVLHTASPFSFGLTKSNEENYLIPATHGTKSVLESIQKYGKNVEHVVVTSSFAAIVHRHRSGDPTFINDETTWNPVIWEDAREDAATSYVASKKYAEKLAWDFVKDNNSTFNLTTVNPPYVFGPQKFTFGLARASLNTSADFVNKALKTTPEYEGPFNQPAGVACDVRDVAKLHVLPLGKKEFNGQRLFPVSDTGYGIEEYEKGKFNFEKILRILNEKLPELKGKISPGGIKDNEAELSKLTYYRNKITTDSTKLTFYKLEDTIYDAAKQILDYEASQK, encoded by the coding sequence ATGTCTGCTAAAGTTTTATTGACAGGTGCGTCAGGTTTCATAGCGTTGCATGTTTTAGATCAGCTGCTAGCTGCTGGTTATGAAGTCGTTGGTACAGTTCGTtctgaagaaaaagctGAGCCAATTAAGAAGGAATTGGCTAAGGAACACCCAAATGGTAAGTACCAATTCGAAGTCGTTGTTGATATCGCAGCTCCAAACGCTTTCGATGCTGTTTTCCAAAAGCACACTGACTTGAAATACGTCCTGCACACTGCTTCTCCATTCTCGTTTGGTTTGACAAAGAGCAACGAAGAAAACTACTTGATTCCGGCCACTCACGGTACCAAGTCTGTCCTTGAGTCTATTCAAAAATACGGTAAGAACGTCGAACATGTAGTAGTTACTTCTTCCTTTGCAGCCATTGTACACAGACACCGCTCTGGTGACCCAACTTTCATCAATGATGAAACTACTTGGAACCCGGTCATTTGGGAAGACGCTCGTGAAGATGCCGCTACTTCATATGTTGCTTCTAAGAAATATGCCGAAAAGTTGGCCTGGGATTTCGTGAAGGACAACAATTCTACATTCAATTTGACTACAGTGAACCCTCCATACGTTTTCGGTCCACAAAAATTCACTTTCGGTTTAGCTAGGGCTTCCTTAAACACCTCTGCTGACTTCGTCAACAAGGCCTTGAAGACAACTCCAGAATATGAAGGCCCATTTAACCAGCCAGCTGGTGTTGCTTGTGATGTCCGTGATGTCGCCAAGTTACATGTCTTGCCATTGGGtaagaaagaattcaatGGTCAAAGACTATTCCCGGTCAGTGACACTGGATATGGAATTGAGGAATACGAAAAAGGTAAGTTCAACTTCGAAAAGATCCTACGTATTTTGAACGAAAAGTTGCCTGAATTGAAGGGTAAGATCTCTCCAGGCGGCATCAAGGATAATGAAGCTGAATTATCGAAATTGACCTACTACAGAAATAAGATCACCACGGATTCAACCAAGCTAACGTTCTATAAGCTTGAAGATACTATCTATGATGCGGCAAAGCAAATCTTGGATTATGAAGCTTCTCAAAAATAA
- the SPL2 gene encoding Spl2p (conserved hypothetical protein): protein MASHEDLMFQFDSGSAAEEDPLQRMPDLESQQGDNYTTPRGFDDDELLSINTNGDDETLFSRSTATTLLDQTPDVSAAVRNNSTQWSRDYTSASNTGSSTVASSRRPTIDRSIVTGHITTTLDDNERRAASISSASDHHHKASSHRFSLPNLFHSIRRINPSTNHPSVSVVSEGQDPRRHSLNQAMVFSNYNNYLNDCIFDDSVKTVDQERKLRLEQLADKFWLRDGSIDEDMFDESSDEEHEEQEEISHHNHRRSSLTRKSKSVL from the coding sequence ATGGCATCTCACGAAGATCTAATGTTCCAGTTTGATTCCGGATCCGCAGCTGAAGAGGACCCTTTACAAAGAATGCCTGATTTAGAAAGCCAACAGGGTGATAATTATACCACCCCAAGAGGTTTCGATGATGACGAATTGTTATCCATCAACACCAACGGCGATGACGAGACACTGTTCTCCAGATCCACTGCTACTACGTTGTTGGATCAGACTCCCGACGTGTCAGCAGCAGTGAGAAATAATTCAACACAatggtcacgtgattacACTTCTGCCTCCAACACTGGCAGCTCGACCGTGGCATCCTCAAGACGTCCAACCATCGATCGTTCCATCGTCACCGGACACATCACTACCACTCTGGATGACAATGAGCGTCGCGCTGCATCGATTAGTTCCGCTTCTGACCATCACCATAAGGCATCGTCGCACAGATTTTCCCTGCCTAATCTATTCCATTCCATTCGTCGTATAAACCCAAGTACCAATCATCCTTCCGTATCGGTGGTATCTGAAGGGCAGGATCCTAGAAGACACTCACTAAACCAAGCTATGGTTTTCTCTAACTATAACAACTATTTGAACGACTGTATTTTCGACGACAGCGTGAAAACCGTGGATCAAGAGAGAAAACTACGGCTTGAACAGTTGGCTGATAAATTCTGGCTACGCGATGGGAGTATCGACGAGGATATGTTCGACGAAAGCAGTGACGAAGAGCACGAAGAACAGGAAGAAATTTCGCACCACAACCACCGTCGTAGTTCGCTAACCCGCAAGAGTAAGAGCGTCCTATGA
- the GPA2 gene encoding guanine nucleotide-binding protein subunit alpha (uniprot|P54111 Kluyveromyces lactis GPA2 Guanine nucleotide-binding protein alpha-2 subunit) — MGLCASKDSRESTHDGGPRVNRPGANDANRRNDVRKGAGDKKQDKKNKKAKGSIVNAASNINNSSSGKTKISTVSEDGTVSNGVGNTAEYDNANNKNNGNNNNSNNNDNNNNNNNNIGNNINGNNNNDSENIHDSNNSNIENKRYFNNINTGVLNGVNGNSTNSDKALSNQFDQSNNSETHSGTMTGISQALALNDSGVNGFDTDLAKRNGTVNASGGQSPGGSETVNALKVLLLGSGESGKSTVLQQLKILHQNGFSREELLEYKPFIFDNIIETGKDLAKARRTFNVQLEEDAEISESDLDELLSQQYQPTKLPCLPADLAKTLKILWNLQSTQDLLVSEHRSSFYLMDSASYFYENLDRISEPKYIPTITDVIRTRKKTSGIFDTMIDLDKNLKLHFFDVGGQRSERKKWIHCFDNVTLIIFCVSLSEYDQTLLEDNSQNRLEESLILFDSVVNSRWFARSSVVLFLNKIDIFAEKLRHVPLEKYFPDYTGGKDINKAAKYILWRFVQLNRANLNIYPHVTQATDTSNIKLVFAAIKETILENSLKDSGVL, encoded by the coding sequence ATGGGTTTATGTGCCTCAAAGGATTCTCGGGAGTCGACTCACGATGGGGGTCCCAGAGTGAATCGTCCCGGTGCAAACGATGCTAACAGGCGGAATGATGTTAGGAAAGGAGCTGGTGACAAGAAGCAGgacaagaagaataaaaagGCTAAAGGTTCTATCGTAAATGCTGCTTCGAATATTAATAATAGCAGTAGTGGTAAGACCAAAATCAGTACTGTATCGGAAGACGGTACTGTAAGTAACGGCGTAGGTAATACTGCTGAATACGATAATGcaaacaataaaaataacggtaataataataatagtaataataatgataataataacaataataataacaacatTGGTAATAATATAAAtggtaataataataatgacaGCGAAAACATTCACGACAgtaataatagtaatatCGAAAACAAGagatatttcaacaatatcaaTACCGGAGTTTTAAATGGGGTTAATGGTAATAGTACTAATAGTGACAAGGCTTTGTCTAACCAATTTGATCAGTCGAATAATTCAGAGACCCACTCTGGAACTATGACAGGGATCAGCCAGGCGTTGGCTTTGAACGATTCTGGAGTAAATGGTTTCGATACTGATCTGGCAAAACGGAATGGCACAGTGAATGCTTCAGGGGGTCAATCTCCTGGTGGATCTGAGACAGTAAATGCATTAAAAGTATTATTATTGGGTTCAGGTGAAAGTGGGAAATCTACCGTTTTGCAGCAGTTGAAAATATTACATCAAAACGGTTTCAGCAGAGAGGAGCTACTGGAATACAAACctttcatctttgataatATCATTGAAACTGGTAAAGATTTGGCCAAGGCTAGAAGAACTTTCAACGTTCAGTTGGAGGAAGATGctgaaatatcagaatcagaTCTAGATGAGCTTTTGTCACAACAATATCAACCTACAAAACTTCCTTGTTTACCAGCAGATCTAGCAAAGACACTTAAAATACTATGGAACCTCCAATCAACTCAAGACTTACTCGTGAGTGAACAtagatcttctttctatTTGATGGATAGCGCAAGTTACTTTTACGAGAACTTGGACAGAATCAGTGAACCAAAATATATACCCACCATCACTGATGTTATCAGAACAAGGAAAAAGACTTCAGGTATTTTCGACACTATGATAGATTTGGATAAGAACTTGAAACTACACTTCTTCGATGTCGGTGGACAGCGGTCAGAACGTAAGAAATGGATTCATTGCTTTGATAACGTGACATTGATCATCTTTTGTGTCTCTTTATCCGAATACGATCAAACACTTCTGGAAGACAATTCACAAAATAGATTGGAGGAatctttgattctttttGACTCAGTGGTAAACAGTAGATGGTTTGCAAGAAGTTCGGTGGTtctatttttgaataagaTCGATATTTTCGCTGAAAAGCTTCGTCACGTTCCTTTGGAAAAGTACTTCCCTGATTATACTGGGGGCAAAGACATCAATAAAGCTGCCAAATATATTCTTTGGAGATTTGTTCAGTTGAATAGGGCCAATCTCAACATATATCCTCACGTCACTCAAGCGACTGATACTTCAAATATCAAACTAGTGTTTGCTGCAATCAAGGAAACTATCTTAGAAAACAGCTTAAAAGACTCTGGTGTTTTGTAG
- a CDS encoding SDR family oxidoreductase (similar to uniprot|P53183 Saccharomyces cerevisiae YGL039W and similar to uniprot|P53111 Saccharomyces cerevisiae YGL157W and similar to uniprot|Q12068 Saccharomyces cerevisiae YOL151W and similar to uniprot|Q03049 Saccharomyces cerevisiae YDR541C NADPH-dependent Oxidoreductases) codes for MSAKVLLTGASGFIALHVLDQLLAAGYEVVGTVRSEEKAEPIKKELAKEHPNGKYQFEVVVDIAAPNAFDAVFQKHTDLKYVLHTASPFSFGLTKSNEENYLIPATHGTKSVLESIQKYGKNVEHVIVTSSYAAIMRLDHAGDPNFIHDETSWNPITWEEARENSVTAYIASKKYAEKLAWDFVKDNNSTFNLTTVNPPYVFGPQKFTFGLAKSSLNTSADIVNQALKTTPEYEGPFNQPAGLACDVRDVAKLHVLPLGKKEFNGQRLFPVSDTGYGIEEYEKGKFNFEKILRILNEKLPELKGKISPGGIKDNEAELAKLDYYRNKTTTDLTKLTFYKFEDTVYDATKQILDYEASQK; via the coding sequence atgtctGCAAAGGTTTTATTGACAGGTGCTTCAGGTTTTATTGCGCTGCATGTTTTAGATCAGCTGCTAGCTGCTGGTTATGAAGTCGTTGGTACAGTTCGTtctgaagaaaaagctGAGCCAATTAAGAAGGAATTGGCTAAGGAACACCCAAATGGTAAGTACCAATTCGAAGTCGTTGTTGATATCGCAGCTCCAAACGCTTTCGATGCTGTTTTCCAAAAGCACACTGACTTGAAATACGTCCTGCACACTGCTTCTCCATTCTCGTTTGGTTTGACAAAGAGCAACGAAGAAAACTACTTGATTCCGGCCACTCACGGTACCAAGTCTGTCCTTGAGTCTATTCAAAAATACGGTAAGAACGTCGAACATGTAATTGTTACATCTTCCTATGCAGCTATCATGCGCTTAGATCATGCCGGTGACCCAAATTTCATTCATGATGAAACTTCTTGGAATCCTATCACCTGGGAAGAAGCTCGTGAAAACTCCGTTACTGCATACATTGCTTCTAAGAAATATGCCGAAAAGTTGGCCTGGGATTTTGTAAAGGACAACAATTCTACATTCAATTTGACTACAGTGAACCCTCCATACGTTTTCGGTCCACAAAAATTCACTTTCGGTTTGGCTAAGTCTTCCTTGAATACCTCTGCTGATATCGTTAATCAAGCCTTGAAGACAACTCCAGAATATGAAGGCCCATTTAACCAGCCAGCTGGTCTTGCTTGTGATGTCCGTGATGTCGCCAAGTTACATGTCTTGCCATTGGGtaagaaagaattcaatGGTCAAAGACTATTCCCGGTCAGTGACACTGGATATGGAATTGAGGAATACGAAAAAGGTAAGTTCAACTTCGAAAAGATCCTACGTATTTTGAACGAAAAGTTGCCTGAATTGAAGGGTAAGATTTCTCCAGGCGGCATCAAGGATAATGAAGCTGAATTAGCGAAATTGGACTACTACAGAAACAAGACTACAACAGATTTGACTAAGCTAACGTTCTACAAGTTTGAAGATACTGTCTATGATGCCACAAAGCAAATCTTAGATTACGAAGCCTCTCAAAAGTAA